In Lolium rigidum isolate FL_2022 chromosome 3, APGP_CSIRO_Lrig_0.1, whole genome shotgun sequence, the genomic window GGGCAAAATACAATGATCAGAAGGAAGCCATGCCGAAGGCGGCATTCCAGTTTGGGGTGAAGATGCAAGATGGCAGGAAGACCAGGAAGCAGAACAAGGACCAGAAGCTCAGCAATGACCTCCACAAGATCAACAAGATTCTGGCGAGGAAGAAGGGTGATAAGGATGGAGGTGAAGGGCATTATGACGACGATATGCCTAGCGGGAAGAAACAACGTGCTTGATCTCACTGTTTATCAGTTTTTATTCATCCATCCTGCTGGAACTGTAACATGGCCTTGCTTTTCTAGCTGAAACAGTGCAGATCTGTAGGTCAGTGTTATTTACATATGCATCAGTAGTTTCATTTGTTAGCAGAGCCAGCCTTGCATGGCATTTGTTGTAGAATATGTAACCAGATGGTTTCATAAATATGGTCAGGCTGGCATGAAAAGCATGTAACAATATACCCGAAAAAAGGAAAATATGCTGAATTTTTGCCCATGTCTATGTTGGTCAGCAGGCAGCAGCCATGACAAAAGATGTGAATCCTGGGAACTTAAAACCAGTATTGCCACAACCAGAAAAGAGAAGAGAATCAAAAACAAGAATAGCATATCATACCTGCAGGATAGATCACTGATTTAAGTTTCCCAGGATTCACACATATCTTTTATCCTGGCTGCTGACCAACATAGCCTATGTTTTCCAGGATTCACACATCTTTTATCCGGGCTGCGCCCTTCCGCGAATAACAAGATGAATACTTTCCCAGTACCCAATTATTTTTTAGATGAGTTAACATTGTGAATAATAACTTTTTTTCGTTGTTTTTATAGAAACTTTTCTTATTTGCCCCCTGCACTTTTTTGTTTCGGCCCATGACAGAAGCCCTCGACGGCCCATTAATTACAAGCTCTATACTCTGATTCGTAAATTTCCTCCATGGATGCATCGTCGTCGAGCAATCCCCGAGACGAGGTCGTCCCGTCGCCGGCAAGGTGAGAGATGAGCCTCTCCGCCACCTTCCGGGCCACCAAAATTCCTCGCACCGCCGCCCCTCGCAAGGTCTGCAAGGTTGCCCCCTCCACAGCATCGGCCTCGGCCGCCTCCGCGTCCGGAGATCCACCGTCCGAGGCCGCCgccaagaagaaaaaggaggctgCAGCGTGGTGCGTCTACCTCATCGCCTCCTCCCAGGTCCCCCGCACCTACGTCGGCGTCACTACGGACTTCCCTCGCCGGTGATTCATCCCTCTCCTCCGTTCCCCTCTCCTGGTCTCTAGCCTGACGCAACCTCAGGTACAAGTTAGTTGGCTGATGAATCCTGGAGCTTGATTCCACCCAAATTGATGCCTCTGTTTGCTTGAATTCCTCTCGCGATAACTGAGATTTCGTTCGAGCTCGACAAAGATTCAGCCATTCTACTGCAAACACCAATGTTGTTAAAAGACTGAATAATGATGTAGGATTGCAGAaatttctaatttttttcatGTTCTGTCTTATAGCAGTGTAGAAAATGCATTTTTTTAATGTTCTTTCTGTGTTGATGTTGGTGTATATTGACGGTTCTAAAAGGTTAGAATGTGTCCCGGCGACACGAAAAAACGAACGTGTTTAGTCATATCACATAGTTGTATTAATTTTTAATGAAAAGATCGTTTTTTTATAGCTTGCGACAACATAATGGGGAGTTAAAAGGTGGCGCAAAAGCCTCCTCCTCTGGAAGGCCGTGGAATCTTGCTTGCCTTGTTGAAGGCTTCGTCAACAGAAGTGAAGGTTAGTAAAGTAAAAAATCTCATCTTTTTATAACTTAATCTGAGATGTTTCTAGAATTGCATTCCATGCTCTAGATTACCCTGTCAAACTATGTTTATTTAACCATGCCTAGCATAACTCCCAACATGAATCTTCATCCCAATGTGTAATGAGTGGTTCACCTATGTTCTACACTtccatactccctctgtcccgaaaagtatgttgctgatttgtttgtGTGAGTTCTTCAGTTGGTTTAATGATCATTTATTTATGATTTTCAGATTAATCAATCTTTGGGTGTAAACTATTATTATTTCCCCCACTCTTTTCACATTTTCTTTTGGCAAATTGAGATTTTTATTTATCAATATCTTAGGCAAAAGTAGAGCCAGAATTCTTTCAAAACAGATATTGAAATGTTAACATGGTTAACAAATTCCAATCTATACCAGAATGCATACTTTACGACATATATACTTGCAAGATGCATATGCAACTTACAGTAATAGAAAATGGCTGTTTCCATATTGAAGTTGAACTGAGCAAGATGGCCTATTTGTCTTTCACATACTTGCAAGATGCATATGCAAAATTTTCATTAATAGAAAATGTCCATTCCCCTATTCAAGAGTTGAGCAGAGCAAGATACcctatttgtcttttttgcagcaTGTGAGTTTGAATCGAGATGGAAGAACATCTCGAAAAAGATGACACGGAAGAGAGGTGAGCCGGGAATGAACACAGTGTTGCAGCACCGAGAAGTTGCATTGAGCAGAGTGAAATCCTTTTTGGATTGCAGCCACCTCAGCATCAAATGGCACTCAAGCTGAGGTTGTTTCTCCGCTGTTGTATGTACACACTTTTAACTATGCAAGGAACTGCTCCACCAACTGATAAAGTTCGTCAATATTGTTGTTTGAAGAGGCTTTTTGACTTCCATAGTTATGTAGTACAAAAAGGTTCCCATGTCTTCCAGCTCTCAATTGGGCATATGTATGAAAAGATGTGCTAGCAGAATCATCATGCTGGCCAATTGTATCTGTTGTATATGAGGACATCCTGATGATGGAACTGGTTACTGGTACATGTAATGTATTTCCTCCCCATTAGCAGCATTGGCCATTGTTTAGGGAAACTCTTCCTATCAGTATACAAAGAAGAGTGTTTCTACAGTATTCATGGTGTACTTGGATTCAGTATTATAATGTATGATCTTTAACAGGCTTCTCTGGGATCATCCTTTTTGCATTTAAGTTCTGGTGTGGTAGTGGTAACTGAACCTTGCAAGGTACACCAGCAATGTCCTTGGcaggtcatcaaacacacaaaattaTCGCTGCGGGGTTTCACTATCGGGCGACATCAGCATAAGGAATACCCTTAAACATGCATAAAATATAATTTATTGTCGTTTGGTTTTTATACAACGAATATGCTTAAGCTGTTTTAGAAGTGAAAACTCTTCTCATAATCTTGCTGGTAATATATAGGCGGTGACTGGTAACTGATGAGGACACCGGTAGAGGTAGGGCGTGTCTGACGACCTGGAGGTGAACGTCACGCTTGGCTAGAGCTGGATGATGGCCAAAAGGGAGAGATGGAAATCGGGCGTGCTACAGGTAGAGGGACTTCGGGCTCGGACGATGACCAAACACACAACACAATGTATCATTGCGCGGAGTTCACAGCCCGACGATATAGCATACTAATATGTAATTTATTAATATTCGGTGGGCATTACACATAAGAAAAGGGCTTTAAAAATATGCCTAAGAAAGGTGAGCATTACACATAAGAAAAGCTAAAAATACGCCTAGGAACAAAACGTAGATAGTGATGAAAAGTCCTATTTGCTAATAACTACTAAACCAACATAAGGCAGACAGCTTGACCGAAGCAATGTAGAATTATAGACAGCCAACTCCTATGTCCGTGTAGCTACACCGACGTAGGGCCCATCCATGGTTCCTATATAAAGTTTGCCATCGGCTCTCTCCATTATCTCGGATGGTTTAACTCTTTTGGGGCCTCTCATCTCTTCAACTATCTTCCCGTCGCGTCCAACCCTCACAGCGAGCAGATGGTTGTCGACGCCAAAGGGCCGCTCATTCTTCTCGCCGTGTAACGCCACCCAGTACCCACCTTTCCTATCCGGCCTCACATTATCAGGGTAGCCCGGAAGGTCGGCAAAGGGCTCTGTTGTGCCTGCCTTGGAGCCTCTGATCCAGTGCCGAAGTAACTTGCACGGTCCAGTAGACGCGACCACGAGGTGTGTCCGGTCGTAGCTTATAGCAACGCCGTTCGGGTATGCCAAGCCAGCTTGGAGAACCTGGACATCTCCCGTTTGGGGATCGTACACCAATAGACGGCCTGTTGCGTCATGCGTGTTTGTAACCAGTTCGTGCTGCGACCTGTCGTAGTTCATGGAACTATCTGTGAAATAGACTTGGCCGGTGATCTGGTCGACATCAATCCCGTTGGTGAAGCGAAGAGGTAGACCATCAATCTCGCTGACCAGCACCGTGGCCTCCCCTCCATCAGGTCCGACTCGCATGAGCCCCTTGTAGGCGTCGGCCACGTATAGATTTCCGGACTTGTGATGGAATTGCAGGCCGAGCGGCCTGCCGCAGAGGGTCTCCGGGTTGGTCGCCGGACGGAGCTTGGCAAACCTGCAGGCATCGCTGTTGTAGTCCGGACTGGAGGTGAAGGTTGTCCAGCCGAGCTCGTCGCCGTTCCACTTCAGGACGCGGCCGTCGGAGACGCTGCTGTACGGACCCTGGCCTTGGCTGTCGAACGCAACGCTCTCTGGTCCTCTGACTGATCCGTCCGGTAGCGGTATGCGCTGGCTCTGGGTGGCGTCGAAGCTCGCGACGGTTGCCGCCATGGCAGCGGGCATGAACAGCATCGCCATGATAACTACCGCGATAGTTGCCTTGACGAGACGGCTCATCGCGCACCCCATGTTTGGCTAACCTTAGCTCTTCAGCCGGTCTCGATCTCTTTTTGTTGGAAGAAAGTTTCGCTAGTGTTTTGGCTGAGGATCTTGCGATGGCTTGTTTTGGGGCGGAAGCACTGCAGGCGCCTTGCTCTTATACACGCCGTCCGTACGTAGCCATGGGTGCTTCTCATACCCGACTCGGTGGAGGTGTCCGGTTTATTCCCTTCTACCGAGTCTCCTCCAAGTCTAACTCACACACGAGTACGATTTGCCGCACAACCAGAAACATAGTGCATGACGGGAAGGGCATGGATGTCGTTATGGGCACAGAAGAGGGGAAGAAAGGGGAGGCGAACGGCAATACGGAGCCATCCATGCGGGACGCAGGGGAGGTGGATGGAGATTTTGTAGAACATTCTGATGGTAAAAAGAAGGATGGGAAGAAATATAAGAAAGTGCCACGAGAGAAGTTGCGAAATGAC contains:
- the LOC124703214 gene encoding structure-specific endonuclease subunit slx1 yields the protein MSLSATFRATKIPRTAAPRKVCKVAPSTASASAASASGDPPSEAAAKKKKEAAAWCVYLIASSQVPRTYVGVTTDFPRRLRQHNGELKGGAKASSSGRPWNLACLVEGFVNRSEACEFESRWKNISKKMTRKRGEPGMNTVLQHREVALSRVKSFLDCSHLSIKWHSS
- the LOC124696263 gene encoding protein STRICTOSIDINE SYNTHASE-LIKE 10-like; the encoded protein is MGCAMSRLVKATIAVVIMAMLFMPAAMAATVASFDATQSQRIPLPDGSVRGPESVAFDSQGQGPYSSVSDGRVLKWNGDELGWTTFTSSPDYNSDACRFAKLRPATNPETLCGRPLGLQFHHKSGNLYVADAYKGLMRVGPDGGEATVLVSEIDGLPLRFTNGIDVDQITGQVYFTDSSMNYDRSQHELVTNTHDATGRLLVYDPQTGDVQVLQAGLAYPNGVAISYDRTHLVVASTGPCKLLRHWIRGSKAGTTEPFADLPGYPDNVRPDRKGGYWVALHGEKNERPFGVDNHLLAVRVGRDGKIVEEMRGPKRVKPSEIMERADGKLYIGTMDGPYVGVATRT